One Dokdonia sp. Dokd-P16 genomic window carries:
- a CDS encoding M48 family metalloprotease, with protein sequence MKRGSGLKIRLLIGVAIVAFALFKNCSNREENPYTGKVQAISMSPDEEIAMGIQYAPQMAEQHGGLHPDQQLQSFVDQVGNKLVQESMARETPYRYDFHLLRDEQTVNAFALPGGQIFITYALLSKLENEDQVAGVLGHEIGHVLGKHSAERAENSSMWSTISMGAEVGGGMGGAAGSIGQSVLLGNGRDDELESDDLGVRFMIRAGYDPYQMIGVMKILKAASGGSSQPEFSSTHPDPENRIEQIKESIQKYGYTGPATM encoded by the coding sequence ATGAAAAGAGGCAGTGGTCTTAAGATCAGATTACTTATTGGTGTTGCTATTGTTGCTTTTGCACTTTTTAAAAATTGCAGCAATCGCGAGGAAAATCCATATACAGGAAAAGTACAGGCAATAAGTATGTCTCCAGACGAGGAGATAGCAATGGGGATTCAATATGCCCCACAAATGGCAGAGCAGCATGGCGGTTTACACCCAGACCAGCAACTTCAATCTTTTGTAGACCAAGTGGGAAACAAACTTGTACAAGAAAGTATGGCTCGTGAGACACCTTATAGATATGACTTCCATTTATTGCGAGATGAACAAACGGTAAATGCATTTGCATTACCTGGAGGGCAAATATTTATTACGTATGCCCTACTTTCAAAACTTGAAAATGAAGATCAAGTGGCAGGTGTTCTTGGACATGAAATAGGTCACGTTCTAGGTAAACACAGCGCAGAGCGCGCCGAAAACTCTAGCATGTGGTCTACCATCTCTATGGGTGCAGAGGTAGGCGGCGGCATGGGCGGTGCTGCTGGTTCTATAGGTCAGAGTGTGTTACTAGGTAACGGCCGTGATGACGAGTTAGAAAGTGATGACCTAGGTGTACGTTTTATGATACGTGCTGGGTATGACCCATACCAGATGATAGGTGTGATGAAAATACTTAAAGCAGCAAGTGGTGGCAGTAGCCAGCCAGAATTCTCTAGCACACACCCAGATCCAGAGAATCGTATTGAGCAAATAAAGGAGAGTATCCAGAAATATGGTTACACGGGACCTGCGACAATGTAG
- a CDS encoding branched-chain amino acid aminotransferase has product METTSTLRIEKRNASKIGDVDFSNLAFGSVFTDHMFSIEYANGAWQQPEIVPYGPIPMEPSAKVFHYGQAVFEGMKAFKDDNGDVFLFRPEDNWARINKSSARLAMPELPKHIFMEGLTELLKLDEAWIKAGDGNSLYIRPFNIATQSGVSASPADRYKFLIILAPAQSYYSGEVSVVFAEKYSRAASGGVGFAKAAGNYAAQFYPTNLAKEEGYQQIIWTDANTHEYLEEAGTMNVFFRVGDTLLTAPTNDTILDGITRKSVIQLAKDAGINVEVRPVAVKEIVAASEAGELKEIFGVGTAAVVVPFKSFAYKGEDHKLNAPENSYGMKFKKALNDIQYNRSEDKYGWRVAVK; this is encoded by the coding sequence ATGGAAACAACCTCTACACTTCGTATCGAAAAGCGCAACGCCTCAAAAATAGGCGATGTGGACTTCAGTAACCTTGCTTTTGGAAGCGTTTTTACTGATCATATGTTCTCTATAGAATATGCAAATGGTGCATGGCAACAACCAGAAATCGTTCCTTACGGACCGATACCTATGGAGCCAAGTGCTAAAGTTTTTCATTACGGTCAAGCCGTTTTTGAAGGAATGAAAGCCTTTAAAGATGACAACGGAGATGTCTTTTTATTCCGTCCAGAAGATAACTGGGCTCGTATAAATAAATCTTCTGCCCGTCTTGCTATGCCAGAACTTCCTAAGCATATCTTTATGGAAGGACTTACTGAGCTTTTAAAACTAGACGAAGCTTGGATAAAAGCTGGTGATGGTAACTCATTATACATACGCCCGTTTAACATAGCAACACAATCTGGAGTTTCTGCATCACCTGCAGATCGTTATAAATTTTTAATCATACTTGCTCCTGCACAGTCTTACTACTCTGGAGAAGTAAGTGTAGTTTTTGCAGAGAAATATAGCCGCGCAGCAAGCGGTGGCGTAGGGTTTGCAAAAGCAGCAGGTAACTATGCGGCGCAGTTTTACCCTACAAACCTTGCTAAGGAAGAAGGATACCAACAAATTATCTGGACAGACGCAAACACACACGAATATTTAGAGGAGGCTGGAACAATGAATGTGTTTTTTCGCGTGGGAGATACACTTCTTACAGCACCTACTAACGATACAATCCTAGACGGAATCACACGTAAGAGTGTAATTCAACTAGCTAAAGATGCTGGAATCAATGTAGAAGTGCGACCAGTAGCTGTAAAAGAAATTGTTGCCGCGTCTGAGGCTGGAGAGCTTAAAGAGATTTTTGGTGTAGGTACAGCAGCAGTAGTAGTTCCTTTTAAAAGCTTTGCTTATAAAGGTGAAGATCACAAACTAAACGCACCAGAAAATAGCTACGGTATGAAGTTTAAGAAAGCTTTAAACGACATACAGTACAACCGTTCTGAAGATAAATATGGCTGGAGAGTTGCTGTAAAGTAA